The following is a genomic window from Spirosoma foliorum.
CCAGCTCCCTGCTCGTGACGTACCAGGATGTGATTAAGTTGATCCTGATAGTCATAAAGGGCATCGTAGACGGGCATTATGGCTCCACCAGGGTAGCCAAAAATGGTTTCTACACCTTCGGCTAACAGGGCTTTCATCAGAGCATGTGAGCCGTTGATGTAGGTAGGGGCCGGTTTGGTTTCGATAACTTCCGGCATGACGTTGGCAATTGCTTCCATTACGCTTGGTCCGTTTAAGGTTGTATTCAGTTTGTTGTGTTGCTAGGATTCCTCTTTTTCAAGAGTTTCAATAATTGTTTCAATAGAAATCAAAAGTGGCGTTGCATTTTCGGTAATTACTAGCCAGACAATCATTAGATCGACATCGATATATTGATGAATAAGTCGATCTCTCATTCCTGCTATGTCTTTCCAGGGAATGTCAGCGAAACGTTCACGCACTAACATTGATAACCGTTTGGTTGCTTCTCCAGCAATTTCCAATTGTCTGACACAAGCATCCTGTGTTTTTGAATCATTCAGGAATTCTGCCAATGTCATTTCTTCTGCATATTCCAGTAATTTTCTAAAACTGTTTGCGATGTGATCCAAATAAGTCAGATCGT
Proteins encoded in this region:
- a CDS encoding HepT-like ribonuclease domain-containing protein, which translates into the protein MNDDLTYLDHIANSFRKLLEYAEEMTLAEFLNDSKTQDACVRQLEIAGEATKRLSMLVRERFADIPWKDIAGMRDRLIHQYIDVDLMIVWLVITENATPLLISIETIIETLEKEES